The following nucleotide sequence is from Streptomyces bathyalis.
TGAGGAAGCCATCGGCCTCCGCAACCATGTACTCGAACAGCTCGACATCGCCTCGTCCACCCGCAATCCCGAGGTTCGCGACGCCGCGCTCACCTTCGTCTTCGTCGGCGGCGGCTACGCGGGCGTCGAGGCCCTGGGCGAACTGGAGGACATGGCCCGCTACGCCTGCCGCTACTACCACAACGTGCGGGCCGAGGAGATGAAGTTCCTGCTCGTCGAAGCCTCGAGCAAGATCCTCCCCGAGGTCGGCGAGGAGATGGGCACCTACGCCCTGCGCGAGCTGCGCTCCCGCAACATCGACGTACGCCTCGACACGCGCCTCGACTCCTGCGAGAACCGGGTCGCCGTACTCAGCGACGGCTCCCGCCATCCCACGCGCACCCTCGTGTGGACCGCGGGCGTCAAGCCGAACCCCGTCATCGCCGCCGCCGGCATGCCCCTCAACGGACGCGGCAGGCTCAAATGCACGGCTCAACTGCGCATCGACGGCGTCGAGAACGCGTGGGCGGCCGGAGACGCGGCCGCCGTGCCCGACGTCCTGGCCGAGGAGAAGGGCGAGAAGGGCGCCCTGTGCGCTCCCAACGCCCAGCACGCCGTACGTCAGGCGAGACGTCTCGCGGACAACATCGCGGCGACCCTGCGCGGCGCGCCCGCCACCGACTACCGTCACGCGTACGCGGGCTCCGTCGCGTCGCTCGGGCTGCACAAGGGCGTCGCGCACGTCTACGGGCGCAAGTTGAAGGGCTACCCGGCGTGGTTCATGCACCGCGCCTACCACCTCAGCCGCGTTCCGACGATCAACAGAAAGGCACGAGTTCTCGCGGAATGGACCTTGGCGGGACTCTTCAAGCGCGAGATCGTCTCCCTCGGTTCACTCGAACATCCCCGCGCCGAGTTCGAACTCGCTGCGGGCGGCGTACGTCGCCCCGAGGACAGCTGAGGGCGGGAGTCTGCTGCCCCACAACGGCGGGGCAGCCGACTCCCTGAGCGGCGCCGGGTGACCCGACGGGTGGCCGTTGCGTGATCCAATGTCTGCGCCGTGCACCACGCGGAGCGTGTGACCATGAG
It contains:
- a CDS encoding NAD(P)/FAD-dependent oxidoreductase, with product MYTALRLQQKLKHQLRRTANGSSGSSASGSRSNDTGSTGSTGSGGVEVVVVDPEPYMTYQPFLPEAAAGSISPRHVVVPLRRVLRDCRLVVGEALSIDHEQRIAYVKTLATEEECTGAIEIPYTELVLAPGSVSRTLPVPGLAEHGIGFKTVEEAIGLRNHVLEQLDIASSTRNPEVRDAALTFVFVGGGYAGVEALGELEDMARYACRYYHNVRAEEMKFLLVEASSKILPEVGEEMGTYALRELRSRNIDVRLDTRLDSCENRVAVLSDGSRHPTRTLVWTAGVKPNPVIAAAGMPLNGRGRLKCTAQLRIDGVENAWAAGDAAAVPDVLAEEKGEKGALCAPNAQHAVRQARRLADNIAATLRGAPATDYRHAYAGSVASLGLHKGVAHVYGRKLKGYPAWFMHRAYHLSRVPTINRKARVLAEWTLAGLFKREIVSLGSLEHPRAEFELAAGGVRRPEDS